The genomic stretch tttttgatcttaaACCGGTGTCTATTATGGACAATGATTTGCCCGGGGAGGGtttctccaaatgcatccgatgaagtgagctgtagctcacgaaagcttatgctctaataaatttgttagtctctaaggtgccacgggtactccttttctttttgcgaatacagactaacacggctgctactctgaaacctgactcatCTTTATGACCCTGGAGGAATCCTGTCTACCCAACCCCCGATACCTCATCTCTGTGACACCTGGGaactgctccccccaccccccctgcagccccagggatgggaagagggaggggtgAAGAGCccatggagctgcaggaggagcagatggGCCCtgaggggcagatgtgggggcgGGGTCAGAACGGGTGGAGGGACCGGAGGCCGAAGTGatgtgggggctgggggcagaattaatagctgggcaggggacaggaagcTGTGGAGGTGGCAGGGACGCagagttaattaattaattagggtTTGGGTCCTTGGGGGAAAGATGGAGGCTCCACAccagcagggagcctgggagAAGGAGACCCAGTGACTGAAGCGTCTGACCTCCGTGCCCTCAGGAAAGGGGTGCTAGGGTGGGAAAGAGTTCGGGGTTTtctggaagggaaaagaaaaataaggggatagctcagtgggggggggggggagggatagctcagtggtttgagcattgccctgctaaacccggggttctgagttcaatccttgagggggccttttgggatctggggcaaaaattggggattggtcctgctttgagcaggggttggactagatgcctcctgaggtcccttcccaccccgaGATTCTACGATTCtaagggggaggtggagggaggcTGAAGTGAAGAGTGAAAGCAAAGCAATCGAGCTCAGCGGCAAGAGGTGAGAAGATAAACTCAGGGGAGAGAACTGGCAAGGTGAGGTGGAGTGACCTGTGATCAAGaacagagaagactgaggggaacaCAGGGAAATAAACAGGGATGGAAAACAAGGGTCACAGAAAATGGGGTGTAAAACTGAATCAAACGAAAgaaaagggagaaggaaagagaatgagagaggcaagggagttttttaaaatgttactgacAGTGAGACTGGTTATAGAACTTCCCTCTCAGCTCCTTTTAAGCCTGACTTTTACTTATTGTAAATGAAACATACTTATTCcttgtttatttccttttaatttcctagCTGTAATTTTGGAAGGCGCTCATGGGCTTCCCCCCGGCCTTTTCCCCAATTGGTTATATTCGCTCCCTCTAGCCTCACACATCCCGGCCACAGGCTCCCCGtcccccagtgcccctcagtcccgacctgcagccccctgctcgccCAGCCACGGGCTCCCCGtcccccagtgcccctcagtcccgacccgcagccccctgctcgccCGGCCACGGGCTCCCCGtcccccagtgcccctcagtcccgacccgcagccccctgctcgccCGGCCACGGGCTCCCCGtcccccagtgcccctcaatcccgacccgcagccccctgctcgccCGGCCACGGGCTCCCCGtcccccagtgcccctcagtcccgacccgcagTCCCCTGCTCGctcagccccgggctccccatcccccagctcctcttgtgcccctcagtcctgacccgcagccccccccttTTGCCATTGAGGTCACTGCTGTTTGTGTATCACTGAGCAACTGGGGGTTCCAGAAGCTGGCTCGGAACCGACACTTCAGGTCCTGGTCCCGGGTGTGGGTGGCTGAGCCATGGGCCAGGGGGAGCTCTGCCTGCTGCTGAGTGTTCAGTGGTGGGGTCTATGGGACGGGACCCATGGGCAGCGTCCCATGTGGTACCAAGTGGGGATGGAGCCAGCCCCAGGGGAGACCCCTCTGCAAtcccagccagccctggggaTAGCAgcaggggccctgggctggcctggcctggcctgttgGCCCCTGGTCCTCACCCTGGTACTGGGTGCACTGACCATCACAATCCTGCTCCCCCGGTGGGGCCGCTCTCCAGAGAAAGTAAGTCAGGGACTGAGTTTAACTGGGTGAGCCCATGGGActcccagccactggattgttAGTGGAGTTTATCCTGTGGGACTCCCTGCCACTGGATTGTTAGTGGAGGTGTTCTCAGTGGGACTCCCTGCCATTGGATTATTAGTAGGATTAACCTACAATACACCCTGCCAATGGACTGACAGTACGAGGTTAACCTGTGGGGTTTCCTGTCACTGGCCTCCTGTAGGGGTTCTCCTGCCGGACTTCCTGCCACTTGGTGGCAGCATCCTGACAAGGGCAGCAGGGTCCAACTTGAGGCTGGGAATAGCAACAGAGTTGTAGGCAGGTTCCAGACCGGGGTCGATATCCAGGGTCAGAGTTCGAGTCAGGTTTTAGGGTCCAGGTCAGGATACGAGGTCAAAGCCAGTTCAGGAGCAGGGATGATTGTAGTGGCTACAGCAGACCCACACCGTTCCCTGCACCCTTTCTGGAACCCCCTTTTGGGTGTATATAGGacggggagccaatcaggagccacaAGGCTGCAGCCTGTCAGACCCCTTGAAGCGGGACTTCCCGTGGTCTGTGTTTGTAACGGGTCATGGGCCGTGGAGCACGACCTGGTTACAGCTGCTATTGGGTGGCAGCATGGAGGTGCCTGGAGACCTGCTGGGCCTTAAACTTGGTCATTAGTGGGGTTAACCTGTGGGACTCCCTGCCACTGGATTATTAGATGGTTAACCTGTGGGACTCCCTGGCATTAGAGGGTTTCTCCTACACAGCTGCCTACCACTTGGTAATTAGTAGGGTTAACCTGTGGGACTACCTGGCAGAGGGTTAGTGGGCTGGTTAACTTACAAAACTCCCTGCCACTGGGCTATTAGTATGGCTAAATGGAGGTCCTGGCTTTGGGATATATTTGGGGACACCCTGCTACTGGCTTATAAAAGGAATTAACACAGGGAATTCCTTGTTGCGAGCCTGGAGTACATGCCCTTGGCCTGTTGAGAAGTGGGGGAGTTTAGTgcccatggggagggggaatggtgTGACAGGGGTACCACACTGATAATACAAACTCCCTGCTAGTCATTTATTATTGGGGTTAACCTGTGGGACTACCCATCACATGATAGTGCTGGGATTGGACAGGGTTCAGCCTGTTTGCTTTTGGGGTTAAGCTGTCCATCTGCCCTCCATATAGAGGTTCAATCCCAGGGACTGGGAGCCTGCAGGGGCTGATCCAtagccccctttcccccccctccccatttttgtctcatcctcagccccaggTCACACCCAAGGCAGATGAATACAGGCCCACGGGCTCCAGCAATGCTGCACTGGCTGATGTGCTGCACCTTCTGGACGCCGTGATGGAGAAGATGGGGAGGAGGCTAGAGTGCCAGGAGAGGCGGCGACCTGCCCAGTGTTGACAAGGACCCGAGCCAGCCAGGACCCCGAGCTAGGTGCTGGCTGGATGAGACCCCCCCCTTCTGGACCAACTGCAATAAAGAGCCTTGGGAGGTGGAGCCCTGTCCCCGAGTCCTTGTAGCTGGGGAGGGGGATTCACCCTCATGCTCCAGGACCCACcacaggggtcaggaagaaaatgttgaattccccccacccccagcactgaggATTGTGACACttcagagcagcagggaggggaggctgcTAACTGGGCTAGATCCCCTGAGCCTCACAAGCCAGCCAGTTCcccgccctggggctggatctgaAATGGATTTAAAGACATAGCACATTGGGTTTTAGGTCCCCCTGGGACTCTCATTTATTAACATGAAAGAAACTGAACAGAAAAAGTTACAAATAAGTCCACACTTGACAACACTGTTCCACAGCAAAGAGGCACAAAATTGTCCTTTCACATTGTCAAACCTGGCTCTCTCACACATGGCCAAATGACACCCAGCGGGTGTGTCAACCTGTAGAACTACCTGCTGCAGGGTAACAACAGCATGGGCCTGTTGAAAAAGCCCTTTGCCAGGTTGACAGCTGGGTttacctgtggaactctctgccacaggatGTTGCAGAGGTTTAACCCATGGTATGGTGAACCAGCAGGACTCCCTGCTTTAGGATAGTAGCAGAGTTAAACTGAAGTACCCAAAGATATTATATCAGGGATTTAATTCCTGAGACAGGCAATCAAGGGGTAAACTGTGGGACTCCCTGCCAAAGGATATATGACTGGGATTAATGGAAAACTCCCAAAGGCAGGCTGATGGTCTGAGAGACTTCCAGCCACATGGTCTTGGGAGTTCCCTGCTACATGATGTTTGACTGGGCTGTAAACCTTGGTCAGACCATTGGGCAAGCAAATAGCCAGGATAACCTGCTGAACTCCCTGCCATAGGATATTAGGCTGCATTTTAGCCTATGGAAAACTCAATGAGGAGGCAACTAGGACTTAGCCAGTGGAACTCCCTGCTACATGATGTGGCTCAGGTTTAACTTACGTAAAAAACTCTGAGGAAAGTCGTTAGGGGGGAGGGATGGCCTTTGGGACTCCCCGCCATGTTACCGGCAGCCCTGACTTTTGGAACTGACCATCACTGGGGAAAGGGGGCACGAGAATTAAAGTGCTGGTTCCCCTGCAGCCCCGTGGGGGAAGAAGGCCCCTAGCATGACAGACccaaggccatggggaagtgctGGGGATTCAGGGCCCCCCCAGGAGCTCCCCCAGTGTGTCTGGGGAGCTatgcaggctgagcagggcaTTAGCGGCCTCTTGGGTGACCACTCGGCCATACTCCGGTTCCACGGCTGACAGGAGGAGCTGGGTTCTGGGCGAGCCCTCCCCAGGGTTGCAGGCCGGCTCCTCATACGGCAGCTCCAGCAGGGCACTGACCGCGTTGTACTCTGCCTGCGAGAGCCACTTCATGCCactggggggcaggaagcagggaggaggagaggccTCACGGACCGACATGATGGGGTCTGGGGTGCTGAGACGGAGACTCTGACAGACCTGGAGGGAACAGACAAGAGGGAGGTTATTTACTTGGCTGAGGGGGGGAAAGTTATGTGCAGAACTCCCTGCCACATGATATTGTGGGGAAGGTTAACTGCCGACACCCCTGAAGATTAGCCAGTGGAGCTGCACGCCACATAATGTGACTGAGGGCTCAACCACAGAACACTCTAGCGGAAGCTATTAGAAgggttaacctgtggaactccctgccacatcaTTAGTAAAGGAATTTAACCCATGGGAACCACTTGAGCAGTCTACTATTGTGGTTAAGCTGCAGAAGTGCCTGCTGTGTGAtgctaacctgtggaactcaatgcAGCAGGGGAAGTCCCAGCCACCTGCTGTTATTGGGATTTAACCCTGTGTAACCCCTGGGGCAGGATAATATTTAGGACTAACCTGCAGAACTGCCTGCCACATGATATTATGGGGTCTTAAGACAACCAAGCCACCATTTTGGCCAACGCTGGGGAGAGAGGACCCACCCGCTGTGCCCTGCCTCCCCCTGAGGGCACCGTACCtgctgggaggggtgggagaggtaGTTGTAGACCCGGTGCCCTGGGGGCATCAGGGGATCCGTGTAGAAGAATTCACTGGAACTAATGGGAAGCAGGAGACCTGGAGCAGAGAAGGGGAAGGTGAGATcgtgggcagggggagggtgtCTCCCCCTCCCGCGCagacccctgcccttccccacagcgcCCAGGGCTGAAACAGCCACAGAGAGGGAGATTCCCTTCCCCCTGCATACCCCACTTGGCCTCCTACCTGATCCAATGGCTGGGCCCCcctgcaggccagagccctggggccggtCCCCATGGGGCACTGGATGAGTCCCTGGTGCGGAGCGAGACAAAGCCGCATAGTAGGGGTAGAAGGAGGGATGGGAGAGCGTCCGGGTGGAGAGCGAGTGACCCTGCAGACGGGAGAGCAGAGAGATCAGGACAAgaagcccccagctctgccggtgcccctcactcccgacccgcagcccctgctgtccCAAACCTGGGCTcccgccccagctctgctggtgcccctcactcccaacctgcagccccctgtcgCAGCCCTGGGCtacccacacccagctctgctggtgcccctcactcctgacccacagacTCTGCTaccccaggcctgggctcccctcccctcccagctttaccagcgcccctcactccgacccagagccccctgctgtcccagtcctgggctccccacaccccagctctgccggtgcccctcactcctgacccacagcccccagctggGCCCATGAGCTGCAGAGCCCTGTTTCTGACTCTCCCTTATTCACAGATCTCCCCAGTTACCGGCCCAGGCTCCCAGGAGCTCTCATAGGCAGCTGGGTTCGCAGACGCTGTCGGGTTTGGTGCCAGTCGTGCCAGCCCAGCCGGGTGAGCCCTGAGATCGGTGCCTGGTGGCTCATGGTTCAGCTCAGCTCCAGAAAGGTGCCCTTGAAACAGGGGGGATTCCCCGTGAGCGCCGGTGGTGGCTCAGGAACCTGATAAATACCCATCGGTACAGATCACTTCCCTGGCCTGGCAGTTCCAGCCCAGCGCtgcaatgcagctgcctctggggtggaggccGGCAACCGTTTACACAGGGTTCTCTCTCCTCGCCCTGGAGAGCTGGAGTCAATGATGGGTCTGCGgggagagccccccaccccactgcataGCTCCCTCGagtgctgccctggggccagcactgaccgcaaggggagagcgccccctaccgAGTCCTCGCTCCGCTCCCCGCAGCACCGTGACCCCTATGGAGCCCTCGCTCCCCACAGCACCGTGACCCCTAccgagccccccaccccactccccgcagCACCTTGACCCCTACCGAGCCCTCGCTCCGCTCCCTGCGGCACCGTGACCCCTAccgagccccccaccccactccccacagcaccttGACCCCTACCGAGCCCTCGCTCCGCTCCCCACAGCACCGTGACCCCTACCGAGCCCCCTACCCCACTCCCCGCAGCACTTGTGACCCCTTTGGAGCCCTCGCTCTCCACAGAGCCATgacccctactgagccccccaccccacccccgcggCACCGTGACCCCTAccgagccccccaccccactacctGCGGCACCGTgacccctactgagcccccaccctgctccccacagcaccgtGACCCCTAccgagccccccaccccactccccgcagCACTGTGACCCCTaccaagccccccaccccactccctgcagcaccgtGACCCCTACCGAGCCCacgccccgctccccacagcatgGACATGGACTGGGTGAGACAAGCCGCACATGCCTGGTATCTATCAACCCCGACGCCCTCTGCTGCCAACTTACCTGCCCAGCCGGAGAGGGAGCCCTGGCCTGGAGCAGGGTTGTGGGGCCAGGGCCTGCATGGGGAGAAGAGCTGCGGGCGACATGGCCGAGGCCTCGTAGACTTGTTACACGGATGGGGGAGGCCGTGAGCCACCCTGGGCTCCTTCTGCAGCctgtgggtgggagaagagacCTGCTCAGCTTCATGGACCATCGGTCCCACCCCCCGCAACCCCCAGCCTACTGCCCCCcagtcccccccatcccccatctcctccaaacCCAGCTCTcaacagcccccacccccctgtcTCCTCCAGGCCCAGTTCTCACCAGCCCCTGTCCTCTGCCCAGTCTGACCCCAAGGCTTCTTCCTCCCCCGACTCGCCGCTCTCGCCGTCCTCATCCCACAGGCCATGCCGGGGGTCAAGCTCCTCAAACAGCATCCTGCCCCTGAGGGATGAgaccccccacacccctgagtCCTGGCGGTGCCTCCAGAGGCCTCgctctgcccagccctgctctgcaagGGGGGAACTGCTGAACAAGCCCCAGTAGCAGGGATGgcgtggggcagagccagggaatgcagccctgggctctccacaCGGctcagccggtgcccctcactcccgacccgcagccccctgctagcccagccctgggctccccccacccactgctccaaTGGTGCCCCcccaatcccgacccacagcccacCGCAGCCCAGGCCTGGATTGGCCTGGTGTCTAAAGGGCCAGCTCAGCTCTCAGCCTGTGGGGTGCTGATTTCTTTCCCGTCCAGCTCAcactccccagcccccaatctgaaAACCCCTGAGGCTCTGGGGCTGGATCTGCAGCGATCCACAAACAGGCCAGGAAGCTTCACAGGattccagcccccgccccctttgCAAACAGCCAGCACCTGCAGCCCCTCACCTGTGGGTCCTgctggcccctgggctgggacctggccGAGCTGGGGCAGAGCCCGCAGCCTGTGAGAGCTGCACTGGGGCTGGGTGCAGACAGAGAGAACCGAGGGGCCATAAATCCTCCGGACAATGGTggggcccagcccctcccaccttccAGCCCCATGGGGTGTCGATCCCAGCCCAGTTGGCGCCTGGTTAGCACCATTGGGCAGCTCCTTCCCCTGGGCTCAAAGGGCCTTGGGTGGGGCCCTCTGGCAGcctgcggggaggaggggagcactTCATCCAACAGACTGAAGAAAGCTTCCCAACTTGGGCCACAAAGTCTAAGCCCCACTTCCGTCCCCAGTGGGGCTCCCCCAATCTAGagacacccccagctctgccggtgcccctcactcctgacccacagcccccactgctccAGTCAGCCGCCCTTGCTTCTGAGCCCAGCAGGCTCTACCCAGACCCTGGCCGAGATCAGGGTCCCCAGGTGCCGGGTGCTGCCTGGACCCCGGCCGAGATCAGGGTCCCCAGGTGCTGCCTGGACCCCGGCCGAGATCAGGGTCCCCAGGATCCGGGTGCTGCCTGGACCCCGGCCGAGATCAGGGTCCCCAGGTGCCGGGTGCTGCCTGGACCCCGGCCGAGATCAGGGTCCCCAGGTGCCGGGTGCTGCCTGGACCCCGGCCGAGATCAGGGTCCCCAGGTGCCGGGTGCTGCCTGGACCCCGGCCGAGATCAGGGTCCCCAGGTGCCGGGTGCTGCCTGGACCCCGGCCGAGATCAGGGTCCCCAGGTGCCGGGTGCTGCCTGGACCCCGGCCGAGATCAGGGTCCCCAGGTGCCGGGTGCTGCCTGGACCCCGGCCGAGATCAGGGTCCCAGGTGCCGGGTGCTGCCTGGACCCcggctgagatcagggtccccagGTGCCGGGTGCTGCCTGGACCCCGGCTGAGATCAGGCAGCCGCTGCCCTAGGCACTCACACTCCGACTCCGTCAGGGTTATTTATTCCCACGTTGCCCGGGTGGGAACCGAGGCCCCGTGAGATGCAggatttgccccaggtcacacaggccTCAGTGGCGGAGCCAGGACTAGGCCCCTTGAGTGCTGGGTCCCAGGCCAGGCCTGCCAGAAACACaaccccggggtggggggcagggaggatccaggggtgctgggagcccagggcctgTCTGACGGGCCCAGCTGGCTCCAGCTTCCAGGGATTGTTgcagggcggggggcggggggtgtgtgtgtgtggaagggctgtgggagggggccaggATTTGGATGcatctggggatgggggggtggctTTTGACGAGGAGCACGGTCACAAACCCTGCGAGACACCCTGGTACAGGGGGATACACCCCCTCCCTTGGCAGAGATagagacacccccacccctatAGCACCCTGCTTAGcacacccccatctccccagcaCCCGCCcttcgcacacacacacacccttcatacacacacactcagatcCCCAGCCGGTTCCCATCCTCagggacccccctgccccagcacagccagGCAGACTGACCCAGATGTGGGGCTGGCTCAGCGCCACCCATGTCCCGGCCCCTCGGTCCCAGTGCAGACTGTGGTGATGGGCGTGTCCCCCACCCTGTGCTGTGTGGAGGCTGGCAGGGGGCGCGTGATGATGGCTGCCAGGGCTGTGTGCGTGTCTGGATGCGGTGGCCCCACAAACGCCCCAATGCCAGCgcacagcccagggctctgcttggGCCCAGACCCACACAGTGACCCACACTCAAGCCTGAGATGTTGCACAGGATCCTAGCCTCCCCCCTTGGCAAACAGAcaggccctgcagcccccctgcacctgcccccctcacctgtggatcctgcagccccctgggctagtccccagcccagctggcagggagcctgcagccagtgggagccctctgctctggggctggcccCCTGGGCTCTCGGCCATGGACAGAGCCTTGGGGGGAGCCGAGGGGCTGTGAACTCTCTGAACAATTgcagagccctgccccttctgctgaCCAGCCCCATGGGGCATCGATCACAGTCCACCTGACGCCTGGTTAGCACCACTGGGTGGCTCCTTGCCCTGAGCTCCAAGGGCCTTGGGTGGGGCCCTCTGGCAGCAGGATCGGGGCCACTTCATTCACCTGGCTGATAGGTCGTGGAGCTTCCCAACTTGGGCCACAAAGtctcagccctgcccctgtccccagtgGGGCACCCCCAATCCACagacacccccagctctgccggtgcccctcgctcctgacccccagcccctgctagcccagccctgggttcaccaccccccagctctgctggtgcccctcactcctgacccgcagtccctgctagcccagccctagtttccccccacctccagctctgctggtgcccctcactcctgatccccagccctgggttcaccacctcccagctctgctggtgcccctcactcctgacccacagcccctgctagcccagccctgggttcaCCACCCCTCAGCTTTGccggtgcccttcactcccgacccgcagcccctgctgcctGTAGCTGATGAGCGGCGCGGTGCTAGTCCGGGTGTTCTTGCCGTGCTGGGGCAGAGTCATGGCCAGATCTGCATTTCCACAGGCTGTCAACACAGCGCTGCGTGTCCGGCTGTGAGCCCACCGCCCGCGtcaacccctccccacacacacagaccccgtCCATGCCAACCTCCTACCCACCACCACACGGACCCCCCCGCCCGTGtcaacccccaccacacacagacccccatTCATGCCAACCCCCCCGACCCCCGCCCATGCCAACCTCCTACCCACCAACACAcagattccccccacacacacacacagacccaacTACGTGGCAGAGGTACCTGTGGGTCCAGCCCCGGCTTGCTGGCCCAGCAGAACTCCCGGTGCCGGTACAAGTCCTGTCCCCACTTGGGCTCTGCTGAGATCCATGAGCCCTGGCTGTGTTGGGGGATCATATTTTCTGGCACCCAGGTTTGGGTCCAGTTGCTCTCACAGCACCGGGAAGCCTACCATCACCTTCTCAGCCTTGTGGGGCTGTTAACTGTCCTTGTCCCCGCACGGCCCCCagtccagctctgccccccccccccagcctctggcCCCTTGTCAGGGACCCCCGAGGCACAGACCAGACTGGCCCAGGATTCCTCCCCCGCCGAACCATCCCCTCAGCTGGGCTGCTCCGCCTGCCCCGCCCAGcccgctgccccccagctctgcgcCCCACAGACAAGGGGGGGCTGCTAGGGGCCCACAGGCTGAGGGGCTGGGCAGAggatgcaggagcagggcagaggctggCATGGGGGGAGCAGGGACATGTTTTGAAGGGGGCAGGTGTGGTGTGGGGGGTTTGGGGGGTCAGAGCTGAAACCCCAAAACTCCCCAGCATCCCCCCCAGCCCAACTCTGACCCCCACTCCTTTGCACCCCACACTCCTGTGCTGCACTGAGTTCCCCTTCCCTATGGAGCAGCTGTGGGGCAGGAAGCCCCCTCTCCTCAGCTGGGGgagcctggggggggcaggggagttctAGGCTCTTTCCCCTGGAGGGGGAGCACTGGGGAAGGGGAACCCCAGAGCCCCCCTTGGCctggaggagcagctggggggatagcggggggggggggtcatgagaGGGGTCAGGGCCCAGACAGCATCACTCGCCTTCCCCCCGAGAAGTgtcactgtgggggaggggcccagCCCCCTGGGCTCTGTTCTGGGGTCACTGTCAGCTGGGGTCCAGGAAACAGCCAATTTGGAGACCAGCCCTGGGCAGAGCTTCACCTACTGGACTGGGCCCTGCAGAACATGGGCCCCCCACAGTCCCCTCAAATCTCCTCCAGACCACCACTGCTCTGACCCCCCACaaatctcctccagccccccactgctctgAGCCTCCCTTCTGCCTCACACTGCTCTGAACCCCCCAAATCTCCACCAGACACTCACTGCTCTGAGCCCCCCTCTGCTCTGACCCCTCAcgtcccctccagcccccccactgtTCTGACCCCATGTCCGCCCCAGCCCCCCGCGGCTGACCCCCCACATCTCCTCCAGCCTTGCACTGCTCTGACCCTCCACGTCCCCTCCATGCCCCTACTCATCCGATCTCCCACATGTACCCACCTCTTTGTTGCTCCACCCCCAGgtgagctgggaggggctgcgcggtgggtgcaggggggctgggctgTGTCCCAGCTGGAGGCCGGCATGGAAAGGAGGCTGGAAGTGCAGAGGCCCGACCCCAGattgggccgggggggggcgcagcCCCCCTTGCAGCACAggggctgggagatggggggaggggtcgtCCGCTCCCAAGGAATGAGACCTCGGCCAAACTCAACGAGGAACTTCGGGGAGGAATCAGCATGAAAAAACTCCACTGAGGGGTTGAGCTGCCCCCTTGATCCCTGGAGAGAGCTGAGCCCCGGCCCCCTCTGCCACAGCGCTGGTGTGTCCACGGCCTGCCCCAAGCGTGTCTGGTTTCTGCACCGTGTGTCCGCACCTTGCCCCAAGCGTGTCTGGTCTCTGCATTGTGTGTCCGTGCCCTGCGCCGAGCGTGTCTGGTCTCTGCACCGTGTGTCCGCGCCTTGCCCCGAGCGTGTCTGGTCTCTGCATTGTGTGTCCGTGCCCTGCACCGAGCGTGTCTGGTCTCTGCATTGTGTGTCCGTGCTCTGCACCAAATGTGTCCAGTCTCTGCACCACGTGTCCGAGCCCTGCCCTGAGCGTGTCCGGTCTCTGCAACGCGTGTCCGCACCCTGACCCGAGCATGACTGGTCTCTGCACCGTGTGTCCGCTCTGTGACCCGAGCGTGTCTGGTCTCTGCACCGTGTGTCTGCGTCCTGCCCCGAGTGTGTCTGGTCCCTCACCATGTGTCCGCGCCATGCCCC from Dermochelys coriacea isolate rDerCor1 chromosome 24, rDerCor1.pri.v4, whole genome shotgun sequence encodes the following:
- the SAP25 gene encoding histone deacetylase complex subunit SAP25 isoform X2; protein product: MLFEELDPRHGLWDEDGESGESGEEEALGSDWAEDRGWLQKEPRVAHGLPHPCNKSTRPRPCRPQLFSPCRPWPHNPAPGQGSLSGWAGHLSGAELNHEPPGTDLRAHPAGLARLAPNPTASANPAAYESSWEPGPGHSLSTRTLSHPSFYPYYAALSRSAPGTHPVPHGDRPQGSGLQGGPAIGSGLLLPISSSEFFYTDPLMPPGHRVYNYLSHPSQQVCQSLRLSTPDPIMSVREASPPPCFLPPSGMKWLSQAEYNAVSALLELPYEEPACNPGEGSPRTQLLLSAVEPEYGRVVTQEAANALLSLHSSPDTLGELLGGP
- the SAP25 gene encoding histone deacetylase complex subunit SAP25 isoform X1 → MPASSWDTAQPPCTHRAAPPSSPGGGATKRGRMLFEELDPRHGLWDEDGESGESGEEEALGSDWAEDRGWLQKEPRVAHGLPHPCNKSTRPRPCRPQLFSPCRPWPHNPAPGQGSLSGWAGHLSGAELNHEPPGTDLRAHPAGLARLAPNPTASANPAAYESSWEPGPGHSLSTRTLSHPSFYPYYAALSRSAPGTHPVPHGDRPQGSGLQGGPAIGSGLLLPISSSEFFYTDPLMPPGHRVYNYLSHPSQQVCQSLRLSTPDPIMSVREASPPPCFLPPSGMKWLSQAEYNAVSALLELPYEEPACNPGEGSPRTQLLLSAVEPEYGRVVTQEAANALLSLHSSPDTLGELLGGP